From Impatiens glandulifera chromosome 7, dImpGla2.1, whole genome shotgun sequence:
tttgCCACAACTCATTTACTTATTAGGTTTAATTTTACCATCAACAAACACATTTCAACTACTACCAATAGAAAATCATATATAGATTAAATAACAATGAAAAAGatggaagaaagaagaagaagatacatGGTTTGAAAAGAGTATACATTTTTCTTAGGGATGATTTTGGGGATCTCCAAGCCACTTTGCTCGGAAGCCTGTGCCCTTGCAATCACAGCAACTTGTTGATCCCTGTAGAGTGTAAGAAAACCAAATCTTAAAAACAAAGCCAATTCCATAATAACAATTTGGCAGAGGTTGGtttgtcatcatcatcatcatctagtCTAAAATCCAAGTTATAACTGTTTCTCAAAGCCATGTGATACCTTTCCTGCACATATTACACAGGTGGTGTTTCTGGAAGGAACTTCACATAGCATGTTATCACCCAGAATAAAGAAACCTGTTCCATTACACCATTTGCATTCAACCTTTCCATTTGAATCGCAAGAAGAACAAGAAACGGGCCTTGGTTGCTACACACAAAAACAAGTGTATTATATCAccaatattcataaataaagcAAACACAATTGAAGTCTTGATGCGTTATACTACAGTTGGTATATCATATCCATTGTCCGGTTAGCACTTCTATTGCACACTGCTATCTTTTTGATAAATCAAGTCAGTCAGGGCATTCTATTGAATCATCATCCATATGCTTGTTGTTCTCAATATTGAACACTTCAACAACAAATCTTCCCAAATTGGGACCTTGTTGGATCATCTTCTATGAATTATTTTTGACAAATAGAGCAAAATGCCCGGCCTTTTCTACATCATGCTTACATAAGATGCCTTTTACACACTTCAACTCATCAGGACTCAAGAGGCTCTCATGATCTATCGAGTTTGTAGTATAGGGGAATAGGCTTCACGAATAAGAAAATGAACTATTTAGATAGCCTCCCAGTCCAGATAGATTCTTAGAGAGAAACCTAAACTAGCTAACCAAATTCTCATTCAGTAAATGTTCATGATACATGAATCCAGGGATATGAATCAACCATAGGAGTTGAAGCAATTATCAGTGTTGATTATCTGCGCAGATTTGGGGcaattattcattttcaaatgcagatatcttaaaatcaaaattggATCTATTTTATGGACAGATAAAGGAACCGCCGAGAGTTGGACAAGAGTTGAATCATCATGATGAACAAGCAGCACATGTATATAAATTTGTCTCGAGTTCTCAGTGAAAACACAAAATCTGAGAGAGtggaaaataaaaatggaattACCTGAGAGATTAACCAGGCTTTTTCCACTCGATTGGCGAAGTTGCTCTCAAAAGAGTTAGCGATTGAAGCCCGAGTTCGGAAAGCCATAGACGTAGATTTGGTTGTCCAGATCGGGAATGTTCTCGGAGAAAAAGAGCTGATATTGCTCATCGATTCCATGGAGATTACGAATATCAATTATTAAGTGTTGTTGAGGAGGACGAGGGTTTGGCGGCGAGATGAATTGGTGAAACAGCCTTTTCATGTGGCGCAAACATTACGGAATTCCAAAGTCTTCTTACAATCAATCAATCtcctcattatatatatataatattttaaattcttcttaaattttacttttattttttaatataaaaaataataatgtaaatttgataatctttaccttttttttatattttaatttattatattatttaatttttatatagttattttgattatataatattatttatagtattcaattatattcaaaaatagaaaaataaattgttttcattttaattaaaaataaaaattgttttcatttggtccatgtttttaataaataattgggtttttttaaataatagatttttttaattattaaaaatacatttttttagtaaaaattatataatatttttttaaaaaaagatttgtttaaaataaattaatttattattttaaataatataatgggaggaattaaaattcaataaataaaatatataattatttaaataatgtaaatctaaacaaatataaaaaagaaatgagcaaaaaaatttaattaagaaaataatatatttaattttattagaaaaaagaaaataatattcatatggaTTATAAGAAACCAATGCATGACACGTACTCCTAAGGCGTGACAGTTGCACTCGAGACCTCTCAGCTCACAATCAAGTATGTGAAACTCATTGATTGAAAACGAATTAGAGCTAGTTTGATCTTGTATTATTTAAggtttgtattatatatatattttaatatatttaagttttggGTTGATCATTGTTATAATAATCAagctttttatatttaaaatttaaattttgtaaaataaaataaaaaatattttatatttattaattaagtggTTGTTAACTAGTTTGACATAGAtttcttttaaagaaaattataaaaaatagtatttgggttaattcctaaaaaaaacttacatctggagtttttttttaaatgattttgaataaaataaattatggttgtgataattttgaggaggttgtaatatttttttgataaaaatatttaaatattattgatatatataaataaaataaataataataatttaaatatatgatattttatatttttaattaataaataaagtgaaatgatgtttgatttttttaaattattaaataactcaaaactaaaaaaaaaagtcttgtAAATGTagtgattttttatatatatataattacctTTGTAAGAAACTTCATAAATTAGTCATCTCATAATTAAGATTTTAGTGTATATTATTGcttcaattttctttaaaattgtagttttcaatattttgttggtttttgaatttttgggcaaagaaatattattacttttaaaggCTTTGAtcaatatgaaatattattattactattacaATGCAAtccaattaaaacattttttttttcatttttgtatgTATATGAGGAAATGCATATACATGTGCACAAAATTATTagtaaacaaacaaaatgaaatGAGTACATTTTTTGAAGTtctatttgaaaatttgttgagtttgtttaaatttgaatgaataatattattaaatttattaatatatacataattaaaattaaaatatatttcagaaaattatttttcctaaatcgatatccaaataaaatatttaaaaaaaataaattttattttatctaaaaccaaattcaactctGAATCCTGTACAATTCCAAATTCGACTATACATATGTTTACATACAAAGACAAATTAGGAAActcactttttatattttagcaCCATGGGTCCTGGTTTTTATATTTGGTTACAAATTAACTCTCAAttggttttgtttatttattatcagagatatttttttagataaattttacTATATAACCTCACTTAATTAGAATAGTTTTGATGATAAATTAAACATGAGATCTTAGTCTTAggagaagtttttttttttgttttttttaaatggaataCTTTCTTGAatcaattttgatttaaatgttattctattaaattttctacaaattgatttttcatttctgtcttttattttttttactattcacttgtattttaatatttgtttgtatatACAAAACAATTTAGTTGACAAACACCACCCGATTTATTAACAACAAGTAGATCTACGTCAGGAGAATTAGACGTCGGTTGAACGGAGAAAATTTACAAAGTATTCGACTAGCcaattagttaaaaatcaatACATCTTAGGTGTGAATTGTCATGCCAAATATGATTAAGAATGTAGTCGGACTCCTGTGTAGTTACACACACTTGATAAAAGAAATTTAGATCCACCTTATATTCAAATTTAGAgaagtataaaataaaagagaacaaaagaaaagaagatgATGCATAATATTTATTCTACCACTCGTATTATGGGTCACAGATTCAagagttataattttatttttttatcgtAAGATTTTGTCACTTAAATTATCTAacaagtttaaatatatattttgcaaataaaattaaatgaacaaTTTATACAACCTTTGTAGGttgtaactaatattttttagttatattttttttttgttataaggGTATCATAGATTAAAAGCAAAAATTACAGTCATagattataaacaaaaattatagcAACAAATTTAGTTTAGTTATTCAAGACTATTCATACTCAAGAGCACATTGAGTAGAATGATTTggataaatcaattttaaattaagtatgaAAACTTGtacaacaatttatttatgtatttataatctattattgtcttttatgtttttattaggGATGTTCACCGATTGATTAATTGGTTAATCGGTTTTGATTAAGTTCGATTTTACCTACTAATTTACCTACttattttacaaattagttaACCGGTATTGGTATTGATATCGGTTTTACCAATTCTGGTTCTACAGGTTTCGTTCGGTTCCGACAAATTAACTGGGTATAACCAATAaccaataattcaatttttttaattaggtattaaatttattatttcaaaatccttttagtaatatattttataaatatatttaaaaatatgttataatcattttatatgtaataatataatataatttaagagtattcatttttaaacggatatatctattttaaaattatatataaattataatttaaaaataactgatgtatatagattattaaatattatttatagtatatttaatatttacaaaaataaataatataaattataatatatataaatatataataaaattattactgAGTTAAATGGATTGGTTAAACAGATAGAAAAATAGTTTAACCGTAATTCGAATTGGTTAACCgataaattgataaattatcGATTCAGTTCAGTTATAGGTTTtcgagttttttttttttccctAACTTAGTTTCTACTTTCTAccatttaaattgttatttttttcacaaatttaatattggtgataaaattttattatcttacCTAGTATCAATTTTAGCCAACTTAACCCTATTTATCTAACAGTGGCTGTCACTAGATTCCCCCTATAATGACAGATCAACGGTCTAGATAACTTGCAATGAAATAATTAGGGTCTTGTTTGGCTCTCTTCTTAATAAAACGATTTATCtcaatatttgatattattattttttaaaaagtagtGTTTTCTAAAAATGgattgataagaaaaaaaaatggtagAGATAAAATCTGAGTTGATAAGAAgggaaaaaacaaaaacaaacaggCACTAAAAGTGGGACTTGGAAGAAATGGCAGCATTTGTCCCACACAATAGCACGAGGGTCGGTCCTGTGAGAAAAAAGCGCCTCCATCTTCCCCTTTGAAGGCTCCATTTCTACGTCTTCTCTATTGTCAGATCGACGCCAAACCCATATCCAAAACAAGTTTCTTTTCTCGATTCATCGCTTCCTAAAGGACGATTCAGCTGAATCCgatctaatctaatctaatctcaCTTTTATTGTTTATCTATAGATCAGGATATATGTTCACTTGATTCTTTTGTTCAATATATAAATCCATATCTATTTGTCACTTAATTCTttgaagaagaaggaggagggGACTGTCTTCGATCATGTGTCCTAGGAACCCTTTATACTCAATCGTCACACCATGTAAGCATTTATCAGATTACAAGCTTAATCATGGTATTCATGGCTACAATATGATCAAAACCTTCTTAAAAATCCTCCCTGAAGGGAGGACAGTGATTGATAGTACCAAATTGAAGGTGCCCAGATGCAGTTTCTGTTCTGGGAATGAAGGTAGATTATTCATGTGTTTGATCTGTTCATCAGTTTCATGTTATCTGTCATCATCGGAATCATTAGAATCAAATCATGCTCTTTTTCATGCGCAATCCATGTCTGCTCATGATGTTGCAGTAGATTTGGATAGAGGGGAGCTTTATTGTTTTGTGTGTTGTGATCAAGTATATGATCCTGATTTTGATAAAGCTCTGATCTCTAATCATGTTGTTACGACATTGTTGTCTTCTAAATctgagaataataataataacggGTCTTCTGTTTTGGGTctgaagaaaaggaaaagatttGGAGATATGGATCCAAATGACATGAAACGGTTTGTTTCATTGATGGATCGCAGGTCTAAATCTTGTTTTCCAACTGGTTTGAGAGGTTTGAACAATTTGGGGAATACTTGTTTCATGAACTCTGTATTGCAAGCTTTCTTACATGCTCCTCCATTGAGAAATTATTTCTTGAGTGATCGTCATAATCGGGGAAACTGCCGGAAGATGATGTCGCCGGGGAAGAACCACCTCTGCTTGCCTTGTGATATCTATTCCATCTTCTCAGCTGCTTTTTCCGGTGATCGGACTCCTTACAGCCCAGCTCAGTTTCTTTACAGGTTTGTCTCTACAGTTTTTGTATCTGGATTTATCTTATGAT
This genomic window contains:
- the LOC124910283 gene encoding protein BUNDLE SHEATH DEFECTIVE 2, chloroplastic is translated as MESMSNISSFSPRTFPIWTTKSTSMAFRTRASIANSFESNFANRVEKAWLISQQPRPVSCSSCDSNGKVECKWCNGTGFFILGDNMLCEVPSRNTTCVICAGKGSTSCCDCKGTGFRAKWLGDPQNHP